The DNA region ACGAGCCGGTGGAGATGCCCTTCGATTTGAGTAATATGGCCGATAAGGTGAAATTGATGCTCAAGAGAAGTATTGATTCGCTGGTTAATCTCAATGCCGGCGAGGCTCATGAAATAAGCCTGATGGATGACGAAATCGATGACCTGCATCACCAGATGTACGGGGTTGTCGAACGCGGAATCCTCAGTCATCCCGAGCGGATCGAATGCCTGATTCAGTTTCTTTCGGCTTCCCGCCAGTTGGAGCGGATCGCCGATCATGCCACCAATATCGCCGAAGATGTTATTTATATGATTGAGGGTGAAATCTTCCGCCACCGGATGCAAGATTTCAAAGCCTGATAATTTCAATATTTAATTACCGCGGCCTGATCGATTTCGGTCTCTGGCCGTATTCATAAGTTATTGTTTATCGGTATCTTAATTGATGCTGTCAAGAAACCGGTCGGTCGCCGGAT from Candidatus Zixiibacteriota bacterium includes:
- the phoU gene encoding phosphate signaling complex protein PhoU — protein: MTIHLRKEIDRLKQKVLSLSAHVEQAVHDAVKSISERDEELAARTMENDKTIDQMEVEVEEECLKILALHQPVANDLRFIIAVLKINNDLERIGDQAVNIARGALYLSKHEPVEMPFDLSNMADKVKLMLKRSIDSLVNLNAGEAHEISLMDDEIDDLHHQMYGVVERGILSHPERIECLIQFLSASRQLERIADHATNIAEDVIYMIEGEIFRHRMQDFKA